ttaaataaaaagaattgtGAAATCAGTGCTACGGGAGAGACCGTATTGGTTCAATGTTATTAATCTGGACATTCCTCCATTGGAGGTTTGCCATCTAACCCTTTTCAAAGACTTGTTTTATGATAGCGAGCAACACAAAGTATACGtcaatatataataaaatcatACCACCACTACCTTGTGCAGGCTCAGGTAACGGGCCCCTCCTGCAAATTCACAACAACATTAGGAAAACAGAGAGTTATTGCCTAACTACAGATCGATGGGTAAAGCAGTCCTGCAGTGCTGACGATTACCTGAGGATCAGTGGAGGTGGTCGAGTGAGCGGAGCTCCAGTTGGAGACCTCAGACCAATGTAGAAATTCTCATACAAAACTGGAGCTGTGAAAGAGAACAATAAGGTGATTAAACggcacatatatatgtgtacatgtgtgtaacTATCGtccctttttttgtctgtcgCTGTTATATTCATATACATTTCAGACAAGTGTGCAGAGAATCAGGTGATATTATCCAGAGAAAATCTCTTTTTACACATGGACATATTTGAACATCACACACAAAGTCCCTGCGATGCATGTGTCGAAGCGACGTTAATAAGTGCAGTATGTCCTAATTCTACAACACACCTGGTGGTTTATCTCCGGTCCTCCTGAGGTTTATAAAGTATCCGATGTCTTCCTGGACGTCGCACTGTTCGAGTGACTTTCTCACTTCCTCGtacagctgcagagagacagtgaaACCACACTTTTACAGAATTTCTAGCCACTATGTTCACCAACCAGTTGCTTATTATGTATAATTGGGCAAATGCTTTGTCACAGTCGGACACAAAGTGAACCAAATATGTAACAAACTGAACTAATTGGCAACAATTTCTCATTTTGTTTCACATGATTCCTCATCATTTGCTCCATGGCTGTCATAAAATGATCCCTAATGGCAGTTCAATGTGTTGATCTAACTGTGAACTTCACCTCATCGCTGGTCACACACTGCTGCGAGAGCTGGTTCAGGTGAGTCCAGACAGCGTTTCTCACAAAGTTGATGCGCTCGACCGACTGCTTCTCAAACACCTGTGAAGGAAAGCATTCGGCTCATGTGACCGCATGCGCCGTATTCAGACGCCAGCAATCTTGAATCACTCGCAGTCTTACCTCACACGCTTTGATGTGTTCTTTCAGCCACTCGTCTCTAATCTTTCCCAGTGTGGTCACGTTCTGCTGGTATAATCGGTCTGCCAATCAAACACAGGCATCGGCGTAAGTACAATATACCGTATCTATGCGTACGATAGTAGGAATTAGGGAttagattttgaataaatatcaaattgcgattgcgatattaattgcgatatcagagggaatggcaatttttacacaattattctcattttcatttgaataacatatataaagtgattactgtgtgatatttgtgcagatctgtgagaaataaAGATGGAGAATAAGACGTGTgaaggtcaggacaatatttaatgtaaaaatggtactttgacacacattttggctttaagaaatattgtgCCCCCCTGCGATTCAGTAGGTCGtattgcgattttgataaaCTGTTCAGCCCTAGTATGAATACTACATACGGTAAATATCCAaagatattgttattattacatagTACATATTTGTATTGAATTATagtattaaatgaaatgaatgttttttttgagttCCTCATCCTCTGGGGATAAATACTACTTTAAACTAATAATAAGTGCAGGTGTCTAATACAATCCCATAATAGCATAGGGGCTCTTTTCCATTGGTGTGTAAATGAGAGTCTAAACGCTGTATATTATATGAATGCTTTCCTCTCCATACACCCCAAAAACGATGCCAGAGgtgaaaatgtttctttctgAACTCACCTGCTTCCTCTGCGTTCTGTTTTGCCTGCTGTGCTTTGGAGCAGAGCTGACAGGTGATGAGGAAGAGAACACATGAGAACCAAGTCTTCATCAGTGGGTCAAATTAGTGTGAAATCTAACTGAGCCGGTGCTCCACTGTACCTTGTCCATATGCTTGGGGTTGTTGGTGCTTCTGTTTACGTTCTGATCGGCCTCTTCTTTGTCTCTGCACTTCTGCTCGTACACCTTCTTTGACTGTGGGACAGCAGCATCGTTAAGTTAGTGTCTGCTCGCAGAGCGTTTTAATGCACCATCATGATGAACTGCAATGGAGTCGTTGTTCGCTGCACTTCCCCAATCTACTGGCATTAGTGCAATCATTACCACAGACTCATTTTATCCTTATTTGAATAgagcatttcttctttttttgacattGATGCTCACGCTGTTAAATGACAGCTCTGTGCTTCACTTCCCAGATCGGTCGGCACGACTTCCTCCCCCAAAGAGGAAGAACAGTAATGGGACGAGAATAGAATTTTTCACTGCTGTCTCAACAcaactgaaagaagaaaaaaaatcacaactggACTGGCGTCCAGTGTCACATGAGTTTCAAATCCCTGTGCTTTTTAGCTTGACATTAAGGTagcacaaaaaaatgttttagatattaaaaaaacagaacactAACAGTAATCTGACGTTGGTTTGGCAGGAAAATTTCTtttgtaagcaattgaatatttggCCAAAACATCGTATCAAAGGGCCTTAAATcgtcttcagtcagaaacataaacccacgtttgctgccttaaGCCAACAATAAACAATAGCTAAACAATCAATCAGCATGTGTGCAATCATTTCAAGAATTACAGCTTGTTCTTTGAGCCTAACACATGCAAGTAGTTATTTTACAGACATCTACTCCCCTGAACCTGgctgtcaccatgacaacagcagtgtttttggtTTAGGTTAACTGTCAAACCTCAtaacagaatctatttgaatcagttcatattatttcagaataaaagctcgatatgaaataaaaaacattttttttttttttttttgggaagaTAAGCAAATCATTTAAGATCAGATTGTTAAACAATCTGCCGAGGCCAGATTCCGCGGGtccaccaattgctgaccactggtCTACAGTATGTGGTCTCCAAGCCACTGAGCTCAGAAAGCACTCAAAAGTTCCCTTTGTAAAGTACTGAGCTTATTTTTGACTCACATCCATTGCCTTCTTGAACTGTGCAGACTTCTGTTTGTGGAGCATGTCGATCTGTTGTTCAATCTGAAAGGACAAGATCTCTCAGTTACTATGGTTTCCTGAGATGGACTCGTCTCATCCGCTCATCACAGCGCTGACCCTTTTCCTCGCTTCTTTCTGCTTTTCTCTAAAGTCTTCCAGTTTTTTGGCCTCCTCTCTCATGCTCTGTGCcagctgtaggtgtgacaggcTCACACGTTCAGTTTCTGAAGGggtaaaaaacccaaaaacaatgaatcaataaGTGATTCGAATTGTGAACTGAAACATTTTATGAGTAGATAATAGTGTACAATGTTGAGCACTTACGCAACTTGAACACATCCAGGGATCTTTTTAACGTGCTGAAAGGACAAATGGAATGCAtgctataatataatatgttataaacattatacatgtacataaatGGTGTACTTCAATTCAAAATCCCAATTTGTAGCACTGCATTTCCCACTGGTATTTGTTCTGtgccaatttaaaaagaaagacatacACCTTCCGGAAGGATTCATATgatgtatcttaataaaaattgtgtatttcacaaataaaagcagTTAAACCATGTTAAGTCCTtttcacagaaacaaagacatgtgACCACTTAACATGTCAAACCACATTAAACTGTCTGTATTGATTTAGTGTGTTTTAAGTCTTGGTAagcatttaaagctgctttatactacagTTAAGTTCCCACGGACACATCAGCATCAGTGGACTAGTGGAGCCGAGGACCAAACCCATAACCTTCTGGTTGAAAGACGACCGACTTTACCACTGACCAACCGCTGCCCCAAATAAACCAATGATATGAAGAAACTGCATGCTGACCGCAAACTAGAAAGTAATCTCTATTTCGTAGTTGGGCTCCAGGAGTTATTCTAACAGCCCAAATCCAAACAGATGAATTAATTCCATGGTGTGACgttcactgacaaacacacaacagctgcagctcaACATTGCTTACTTCATCTCATTGTGTCCGCACACCTTCTTGGACAAACCAAGGAGGTCTTTGGCGTATTTCTCCTCAATTGAGGccctaaaaaacaacaacaacaacaacaattagtctggtattaaaacattttgtgtgGCTGGTAAATGTGGCTATAAAATCTATTTTACTTATCTATTCATGTATTATTAGTTATTACATTGCTTTAaatcaaaaaagtaaaagttatttCCACTGCTCTGCCATGAcctgcatttttatatataatatataatataatatattatatatatgttatatataattattattttttgactccatttattatttatttgactttctTGTTCCTtgtgttttgagtgtgtttACATTGCATGGTGATGCTTGATCCTGTCTGCTTGTTGTCTTTGAGTGTTCAATGTCCCACTCCCCACCAACAACACGTTTTAATGTCTTgactttttccccttttttctctCACAGTTGTGTTGTAACTTCCCACAATAATGACCCAGAATAAACTGCAGCTCACGTTCCTTCTCCTTGCCAACTTTCATTTTCGCCTCACTTTCTTCATCTGACTCTTTTGCAGCTTTTCCACAAACTCTCCAGCTCAGCACCCTCGGCACTAGCTGCTTACTCTGCAGAagctttcaaataaaataaacaaataaacaaataaaatgctcatttcTCAGTGCAACACTGAGCAACTTTGGTAACAACCAGGGCAAGATGGTGACTATGCATCTTGCTGTATACTTAGATATTTATTAGTGCTTCTATTGAATTGAACTAAATAATTTTGCATGATTCCACATAatagatgttgtttttttttacctggctTTCATGAAGTCCTCCAGCTCCTTGCATGTCCTCCTGCCATCATTGAGATACTGAATGATGACGTCATAGCCACCAGTGCAGGTCAGATCAATGTTCTGCCAAGGTCAAATGAAAAATATTAGATTCTGTTGAATTatatttttaactttgtttctACTGACTGATTCTGACTTTACAGACAGTGGCACTGTAACAGTACTGTTATATTGGAACCTCCTCCTGCTGCCATATTCTACTGCTTATACAGTACAAACATTTGTAAGGACATTAACATCCAGTAAAACACTGAAAGCACCGTGTCTCTGAGTGCATGTTTGAAATAGCACCTTTGACAATAACTATAACACCTTTGCCTACTGTCAGACATTTAACTGTACAGTTATTCTGACCTTCAATGTTAGATAGACAGACTCTGAGGTTTATATCACACAAATCAATGCAACACacgtaaatgtaaaaaaaacaagcaaacataaaaaaacctgttaaatATCAGGATGTTTCAGAGAGAGAACGAGggtgtgaattgatgttttgACCCGCATATCTCTGTAATTAAAATAAGCTTCTTAGAGCAACAGCCTATAATCACCCAAACCATGTGAATATGAAAATCACTGAGTTTTTTAACTTTCCATCTCCATAAACTACATGAGGTCTGAAGTAACTGTGCAGCAATCCATTTATGAGTTTAGTAATAGTTACGTTTATTGATTTAAAAcgagaaaaataacaaatgatagatttgttgttgttgttttttggataATCATCAAAGTAATTCAAGGACGAAGTAAAGAAGAACAACACTCACCCAGAAGAAATCCTTTAAATGTAGATTTTCCATGACGATTAAACGGTGTGGACTTCAGCAGATTCCGCAGCTCTGACACTGTCGACCTGCTGCTGTCTGagtttgtctctctctgaggAGGAGGTTCGTTGTGGCTCCAGGTGCATCATGGGTATTGCAGTTTTAATGCATCGCGGGTAAAAAAAGGCAGTGTTCAGTTAGTTAGTTCGCTGCCTATTAATTTAGTTCACTACTTagtaattttgtttatttagtgAGTTATGTAGTTTCTTTAGCTTTTTAGTTAGTTGTTTATTTGGTTATGTAGTTTTTTTAGTTAGTTGTTTATTTAGTTATGTAGTTTTTAGTTGGTTATTTAGTTTGTTATGTAGTTAGCTATTTAGTTAGTTTATCAGTTTAGTTACTCAGTTGTTtgtgaaagcaaacaaaagtaATGCTTCACATTACATGCTTTGTAACAGTGAATCTCATGAGTGGACACTAATGttattgtgatgtttgtgaggTTTTAAATATTTCTCTGGATCAAACTCGCACTTCTGTTTacataaaattaaaacattaattcaGCTATTAACCAACAGCTCACCATTAAAGTTTAACGGCAGGGCAtttattgacttttatttaatgtattgtATTAACACAGCTGTTACTGATTTGCAAATCCTCTGCATTTGTAAAGAGAGGTAGAagaatttttcacaacagaataaataaacactacTAGTGTGACTTTTTCAGCGCCTGTGACCTCATCTATACAAAATATGCTTGCTTTTAATGGAAATAACCAAAGCCATTTGTGTGCTACAGACATGTTTTAACAACACAGGGACAAATGTTATGTGTGACCAATTTTAGGACATTTATTAAAAGGAAGAAGCAGAAGTCGTAGCTTAAGAGCTGCAACACACAtcaaaatgaaaagacacatGATCACATTTACAGAACTATCAGAGATGATTTATTTTAGCCACTGAATATAATACATTAATAAGCTAACAAAGTTCATGTATAATATCATTTGAGTTTAACATTCAGGTCAGTGATTGTGTCATGTCATGTCCATGTGTCCTACTTGTACTGCTTCCTCTTTTTAAGGAGCGTGTCTCGTAGAGCAAGCTGTGGAATGAAGACAAAATCGTTACAGTTGAAATGCAAATACAGTTCCCTCGGTTTATTTGACACAAATAATGAACCGAGACAAATCCAGGAGCTCATTCACTTCCAAGTAAGTTTTTGCAGTAAGTTACCTGTTTCTCTCTGAAGGAGCGTTTGCCCTTGGTCCTCACATTCCGACTGTGTCTCATCATCATGAAGTTCtttgtcctcctcttctccttgtTGCTGGTGCTGGCGTGTGGGTTCAGCTTGGTGTGCTTCTTCGCAAACTCCTTCCGGTCAGTTCGGCCCGCCTACAAAACCGAGTATCAGGAAAAGATAACGGTCAGCAAATGTAAATcgaaaatgttaaattattgaaattatatttttctcatattttataGCCCAAAGAATAAATGAGGAACATAATTattaaactgtatttattagttgcagccctgcatAGCATTATGTCATGATGTACAGTGACAAACCACTGCTGTAAAtcttaaaacaagatttaaaatGAGCAGACAGTAAACGCAGGCTTTTACCATTGCTGTTGCCAGACGCGTTTCCTTATCTGCTTTAGGTTTTTTGTGTAGTTTCTCGATATTTCTCAGTGTCAGCAGCTCCCCACTGCAGgatacgaaaaaaaaaaacacacaaacacagaataatTACTTTTAACTTTACAGTAACAACACTATTATGAGACCTGAGAATACTTGTGTATCAACAAATCCTTGCAAATTATAGATTCTTAGGggacattcacatgctgcatcTTTTGCACGTAGAAGtacattatttaaaatggaGAAGTGCGTCAGATGTACACAAATGTGAGAGACGCTGTTGTTCTTCTCAGTGCATCTGCATCACACCCACATAAATATTTCTCAACTGTTTCTGA
This Solea solea chromosome 19, fSolSol10.1, whole genome shotgun sequence DNA region includes the following protein-coding sequences:
- the pstpip2 gene encoding proline-serine-threonine phosphatase-interacting protein 2; this translates as MENLHLKDFFWNIDLTCTGGYDVIIQYLNDGRRTCKELEDFMKARASIEEKYAKDLLGLSKKVCGHNEMNTLKRSLDVFKLQTERVSLSHLQLAQSMREEAKKLEDFREKQKEARKRIEQQIDMLHKQKSAQFKKAMDSKKVYEQKCRDKEEADQNVNRSTNNPKHMDKLCSKAQQAKQNAEEADRLYQQNVTTLGKIRDEWLKEHIKACEVFEKQSVERINFVRNAVWTHLNQLSQQCVTSDELYEEVRKSLEQCDVQEDIGYFINLRRTGDKPPAPVLYENFYIGLRSPTGAPLTRPPPLILRRGPLPEPAQDDVTYSTVQDTDYSVIQY